AGTAAAATATTCAGACGTTGTTCCTAATCAAGATCCAATATTAAGTGATATACATCCGGCGGGTCAATATTACAATAGCGGAGTTAATATTTGGTATGACAGAAGTGAATTTGAATTTCAAAATACTTCCTTGCTTGAATTAGGATTCTCAACACCAATCGGTACATCTGAAGGGTGGGAAATGGTTTCGTTCCCAATCGTTTATGATCAGGCGCAAACTCGTCATAGATTCGGAATCGGAATTGGTCAGCTTGCAGCTTCTTACGGAAACGCGTATATTGATAATACATTCGTTGTTCCATTCGACGTAGTTGGTTCAACAAGCGCTACAACGTATACAATTGAAAATGTTCCGGCAGATGTAAAATATTTCGCAGTTTATGTTGAAGACGGTTCGGGCAGTTTAATTGCATCACCCGCAAAAATAACCGTTGATAAATCAAGTCTTGTAGCTGTTGAGGATACACAATTACCGGTTGAATTCAGTTTGGAACAAAATTATCCAAATCCGTTCAACCCAAGTACAACTATAAAATTCGGATTGAAAGTTGATTCTGACGTTTCTCTGAAAATATTCAATATTCTTGGTCAGGAAGTTACAACTTTAATAAATAAAAAAATGAAAGCTGGTTATAATAATATTCAATTTAATTCAGCCAATTTATCAAGCGGTGTTTATTTTTACAGAATGGAAGCAAACGGCGTTAATGGACAAAAATTTGTTTCTGTTAAAAAAATGATGTTCCTAAAATAGTTTTTTTTATTTACTGATAAACAGTAATCGATTGAGGCAGGGAAATCCGGCCTCAATTTTAATTAACTGAATAATCAAATAATTAAAAGTAAAACACCTTTATTGACTAATGTTTCTTAATTAGGATTGTTGTGTTTTAAAATTTTTATTCAAATAATGAACGGTGTAATAATGAAATCTTTTAACAGACGCGATTTCCTTAAAACTGCGGCAATTTCCGGAATTGGTTTAACTATGGCCCCAAGTTTTGCAAAAGCCGATGAAAAAATAAAATTTCAAAGATCAAAACCGAATGGTAAAGTAAATATCGCTTTCATCGGTGTCGGCTTGCGTGGTAGAGACCACGTTGATAATATTGCAAAAAGAAAGGATGTTGAAATTACGGCAATTTGCGATTTAGATAAAAATGCGCTTGAAGAGACTCAAAAAATTCTTAGAGATCATTCAAGAAAGGAAGCCGCAACGTTTACCGGTGATGAATACGCATTTATGAAATTATTGGAACGCGATGATGTTGACGGTGTAATTATCGCTACACCATGGCTTTGGCACACAAGAATGGCTGTTGCAGCAATGAAAGCCGGTAAATTTCCCGGCATTGAAGTTAGCGCCGCAAATACAATTGATGAATGTTGGGATTTGGTAAACACTTCCGAGGAAACCGGAATTCCATGTATGCTGCTTGAAAATGTTTGCTTTGCCAGAGAAGCAATGGCAGTTCTAAAAATGATAAGAGAAGGAGTTTGGGGTGAATTAGTTCACGCAACTTGCGGATATCGGCATGATTTACGTGAAGTCAAATTCAATGACGGAAAACAGCCTTACGGCGGAGGAGTTGAATTTGGTGATAAAGGATTTTCCGAAGCTAAATGGAGAACTAAACATTCACTTTTGCGTAATGGTGATATTTATCCAACACACGGAATTGGTCCGGTTGCCGAATGGTTTGATATAAACCGCGGTAATAGATTCGTATCATTGACTTCAACTGCAACAAAATCAATTGGTCTCCATAATTATATTGTAAACCATCCAAAGGGCGGTGAAGATCATCCGAATGCAAAATTAGAATGGAAACTTGGTGATATAATTACATCGGTAATAAAAACAGCCAAAGATGAAACTTTAATTGTTACACACGATACAAATCTGCCTCGTCCATATTCATGGGGATTTACTATGCATTCGGCAAAAGGTGTTTGGGATGGTCAATTTGAAGGGAAGAGGTTTTATTTGGAAGGAAAATCAAAACCTCATACATGGACTGAAGGTGATGAATATGATAATCTTATGAAAAGTTATGATCATCCGCTATGGAAGAAAGAAGAAGAAGAAGCAGAAGGAGCCGGACACGGCGGTATAGATTATTTTACCGATCAAGCGTTTGTTGATAGCGTAAAAAATATGGTTCAGCCGCCAATTGATGTTTATGACGCGGCTGCGTGGAGCGCCATTACACCGCTTTCCGAAGCGTCAATTGCAAGCAACAGTTCTCCTCAATTTTTCCCTGATTTTACTCGAGGCAGATGGATGACCAATAAAAGAATTTTCGGCTTAACAGATTAAAATTATGCCTCCCAAATGAGGTTTGTGTATTAAACTTTCTTAAGGTAAAATACACAAACCTTTTTTATGTGTTAAAAGTATTTTTTAATATGATTTTTTTTGGTGAAAGATAGTTTGTATAAAAAATGGATTTTTAATAATTATGTATACTAAAGATGTTTTAGCTAAAGTATTTTTAAATGTTTTAGTAATATATCTAATTTTAAGTTCTTCAAATCTTACCGCGCAGAATTCAGCTTTATCGGTTCACTTAAGCGCCAACGACGAATACCCTGGCAACACAATAATGAAAACCTTAAAAATTCCGCACAAAACTCTATACACTTATTATTGCGCTTTATCTTGGAATACAGGAATAGAAGGCGGCGGATACTGCGGAATGCAAAATCATCCTTCGGGAAATAATTTTATTTTTTCAATTTGGGATCCTATTTCTACAAACCAGGCAATTAAAGCGGCTTATACCGGAAATGGAACACAAGTCGAGAATTTTGGAGGCGAAGGCACCGGTTTAAAAAGCTGGAACTTTGAGCTTGGCTGGGCCGAAGGTCATGATTACCAATTATTGGCAAAATGCTGGGATGTTGAAACGCATACATATTTTGGATATTGGGTTCATGATATATCGAGCAAAAATTGGCTACATTTAGTTACAATGGATTTTCCGGTTAAAAGTGTCAGATTTAATTCTTCGACAAATTCTTTTTTAGAAGATTGGTCGAGTACCGGACAAAATATGAGAAAGGTTTATCAAAAGGACGGATATAAAAAAAGTATAGAAAATAATTGGTTCCCGTTTAACGCCGCAAATTTTCAAATCAACACATATGATATTGGTCCCGGAAAACGGTCATACAACTATAAAGATAATTATGACGCGGGTGTTGAAAATGGATATTACTACATGCAATCCGGAGGAAGTACAGCTCCAAGTTTTAGTGGAACATCAACAACATTATCAAGTAATTTCCCTAGCAGCCCCAATAATTTGCCGATTGAATTTTATATAACAAATTTAACTACCGAAGAAATTTCATGGACTGTTCCGCAATCCTCAACTCCTCAATTCAAGGTGACAGTCGGCATTGGAAGCAACACAATTATTGATTCCATAATAACGGATAAAAAATTTGTAAACATTAACGCACAAAACGGGGATCTTGTACGGATTACAATTGAAGATGTGATAGGAAATTTGGTTACAAAAAAAATGGTTGTCGGAAACGGCGATTTTGCCCCAACTGTTCCACAAGGATTGAAAGTTGACAATTATGAAAGTACAAGTTTTACAATAAGCTGGGATTCGGTTAAATCGTCTGAGACTTATATTGTTCAGCTTCAGAAAAATTTTATATGGGAAACTGTTGACAGTCTTGCATCAACTTCATATACATTTTCAAATTTAGAAGGTAGAACAAGATACAGAACTCGCGTATGCTCAAAAAATTCGTTTGGTTTAAGCGCGTTTTCGGATTATGTTTTTGCAATTACAACCGTGAATAATGAAAATATAATTACAAAAGAAAATTGGTCAATTATTTATTTCGATAGTGAAGAAACTTCCGGTGAAGACGGTGCCGCCGCGAACGCGATTGACGGTGATGAAAATACTTTTTGGCATACCGAATGGAGCGGTTCAACTCCGGCTCAGCCGCATGAAATTCAAATTGATTTGGGCAATAGTTATAATTTAAAAGGAATGAAGTATTTGCCGAGGCAGGATGGCGGAACAAACGGTACCATTAAAGAATATAATTTTTACGTAAGTAAAGACGCAGTGGATTGGATTCCGGTCATTTCAAATGGTTCGTTTGAACCCAACACCGAACTTAAAGAAGTAGATTTTAGTGCGGTTGAAGCAAAATATGTGAAATTAGTTTCAACTTCAGAAATAAATGATGGACCTTGGACATCGATGGCGGAATTGTTCTTGGTCGGAGATCTTATAGTTAATGTTGATGAAAGTAATAATTCTCTGCCTAACAAATTTGAACTTAAGCAAGCTTATCCTAATCCATTTAATCCTAACACTACAATAGAATATTCAATACCCGAAAAATGTTTTGTAAAATTGACTATATTTAATTCGTTAGGTGAATTAGTTAAAACAGTTATCAATAATTATAAGCAAGCCGGATATTATAAATATGAATTTGATGGTTCCTTTCTTTCAAGCGGAGTATACTATTATAAATTGGAAACGCCAAATTTTTCGCAAACACAAAAACTTGTTCTGCTCAAATAAAATATGCTATTGAAAACGCTAAAGAAAATTTTAATAATATTACTTGTTACAAATCTAACTGCAATTTACTTTGCTCAATCTGATAATGATTCGACGACGATAAAAATTCCTATAGGTGGAAATACTTGGATAGTAAATGAAAAAATTTCCTCGGAAGGAATAATTACAGATGACGGAATTACAAATTGGACAAACCCTAAAACAAAGTTTAGGATTTATTTCAAACTGCCAAATTCGGGCAAATTAAAAGTCTATTGCAATCTTAAGGTAAATGACGGCAGATCAAAAATAAAATTTTCACTGAACGGCGAAAGCAAAATAATTTCTATAAGCAATAATATTTTTAAAAATATTTTTGTATATGAATTTAGCAATGTGAATACAGGATATCAATTTTTGGAATTGGAAGGTATAAGCAAAACCGGCTCTAATTTTGCTGAATTAAAAGATTTAATAATTAGCGGCGAAGCGGCAAAAGGAAAAACATATTTTGTAAAAGATGATTTTTATTGGGGAAGAAGAGGTCCATCTGTTCATTTAAATTTTCCCATTCCCGAAAATATTAAAAATGCAGAGTGGTTTTATAGTGAAATTACGGTTCCAAAAGGTGAAGATGTACTTGGGTCATACTTTATGGCAAATGGATTCGCTCACGGTTATTTTGGTATACAGGTTAATTCGGAAACAGAAAGAAGAATATTATTTTCGGTATGGAGTCCGTATGATACTCAAGACCCGAATGATATCCCTGATGAATATAAGATCAAACTTATAAGTAAAGGCAAGGATGTTCATGCGGGAGAATTTGGAAGCGAAGGATCAGGCGGACAAAGTTATTTAAAGTATAATTGGAAAGCTGGAGTTAATTATTCTTTCTTATTGAGAGGCATTCCTGTTGGTGACAGCATCACAAATTACAGCGCTTATTTTTATTCGCCTGAAGAAAACGAATGGAAACTTATAGCGACATTTCTAAGACCTTTTACAGATTCTTATTTGACCAATCTATATTCATTTCTTGAAAATTTTTATACTGAAACCGGAAATGTTGAAAGAATGGCGTACTATAAAAATCAATGGATTTGCGATAGTGAAAATATTTGGCATGAATTGACAAAAGCAAAATTTACCGCGGACGCTACCGCGAGAAAAAACGCAAGAATGGATTTTTCCGGCGGAATTAAAGAAGGTGAATTTTACTTAAAAAATTGCGGTTTTTTTGATCACAATACTGAAATTGGAGAAATCTTTAAAAAAAATAAATTAAATAGTAAACCAAATATTAATTTTGATGATCTGCCGAAATAATATATATATCGTTAAACCTAAGGAAATATTTTTGTATGCCTAATAAGCCCGCTTTGTTAATTCTTGCTGCAGGTTTGGGTTCTCGCTACGGAAGCTTAAAACAAATTGATAGAATTGGTCCTTCCGGTGAACGTATCATAGATTATTCAGTTTATGACGCAATTAGAGCCGGATTTGGAAAAATAGTATATGTTATAAGAAAAAGTTTTGAACAAGAATTTAAAGAAGTAATAATTGATTCTTTGCCAAAGAATATTGAATCAGAATACGTATTCCAAGAATTGGATTCTGTAAATACAGCATCACGATTTAATACAGAAAGACTAAAACCATGGGGAACAGGCCACGCATTGCTTTCAGCCGCTAGTGCAATAAATAATTCATTCGCTGTAATTAATGCCGATGATTTTTATGGCGCGAATTCATTTAAATTAGCGTGTGACTTTTTAACTTCAACAAGCGAAATGAAAACAGAACATGCTTTGATTGGGTTCAAATTAGTTAATACTTTATCAGAGTACGGAACTGTATCTCGCGGAATTTGCGAAATAGATGATTATAATTATATAACGTCAATAATTGAACGTACAGAAATAAAAAAAGAAAATGATAAAATATCGTACAAAGATAATGATGGTAATTGGGTAAATTTGACGGGTGAAGAAATTATATCAATGAACATGTTTGCTTTTAAGCCATCTGTTTTTTCAAAATTTTATGAATGTTTTTCGAATTTCATCAAAATAAAGGGTAATGATCTTAAGTCTGAATTTTATTTGCCGTTCGGTGTTGATCAAGTTATTAAAAGCGAAGCCGGCAAGGTAAATTTATTAATAACTGATGAGCAATGGTTCGGTCTAACATATATAGAAGACAAGAAAATTGTGAGAGAAAAAATTAATAATTTGATAAAACAAGGATTCTATCCAACACAATTATGGTAACCGAAATGATTAATGTGGAACATATTCTGAAAAATTATAATATTGAAGGAAAATTTTATGATGCTAAATATTATGGAAGCGGACATATAAATGACACAATATTAATAACTTTTATTAACGGTGAAAATTATTATAAGTACATTTTAAGAAA
This DNA window, taken from Ignavibacteriota bacterium, encodes the following:
- a CDS encoding Gfo/Idh/MocA family oxidoreductase, which gives rise to MKSFNRRDFLKTAAISGIGLTMAPSFAKADEKIKFQRSKPNGKVNIAFIGVGLRGRDHVDNIAKRKDVEITAICDLDKNALEETQKILRDHSRKEAATFTGDEYAFMKLLERDDVDGVIIATPWLWHTRMAVAAMKAGKFPGIEVSAANTIDECWDLVNTSEETGIPCMLLENVCFAREAMAVLKMIREGVWGELVHATCGYRHDLREVKFNDGKQPYGGGVEFGDKGFSEAKWRTKHSLLRNGDIYPTHGIGPVAEWFDINRGNRFVSLTSTATKSIGLHNYIVNHPKGGEDHPNAKLEWKLGDIITSVIKTAKDETLIVTHDTNLPRPYSWGFTMHSAKGVWDGQFEGKRFYLEGKSKPHTWTEGDEYDNLMKSYDHPLWKKEEEEAEGAGHGGIDYFTDQAFVDSVKNMVQPPIDVYDAAAWSAITPLSEASIASNSSPQFFPDFTRGRWMTNKRIFGLTD
- a CDS encoding discoidin domain-containing protein, whose product is MYTKDVLAKVFLNVLVIYLILSSSNLTAQNSALSVHLSANDEYPGNTIMKTLKIPHKTLYTYYCALSWNTGIEGGGYCGMQNHPSGNNFIFSIWDPISTNQAIKAAYTGNGTQVENFGGEGTGLKSWNFELGWAEGHDYQLLAKCWDVETHTYFGYWVHDISSKNWLHLVTMDFPVKSVRFNSSTNSFLEDWSSTGQNMRKVYQKDGYKKSIENNWFPFNAANFQINTYDIGPGKRSYNYKDNYDAGVENGYYYMQSGGSTAPSFSGTSTTLSSNFPSSPNNLPIEFYITNLTTEEISWTVPQSSTPQFKVTVGIGSNTIIDSIITDKKFVNINAQNGDLVRITIEDVIGNLVTKKMVVGNGDFAPTVPQGLKVDNYESTSFTISWDSVKSSETYIVQLQKNFIWETVDSLASTSYTFSNLEGRTRYRTRVCSKNSFGLSAFSDYVFAITTVNNENIITKENWSIIYFDSEETSGEDGAAANAIDGDENTFWHTEWSGSTPAQPHEIQIDLGNSYNLKGMKYLPRQDGGTNGTIKEYNFYVSKDAVDWIPVISNGSFEPNTELKEVDFSAVEAKYVKLVSTSEINDGPWTSMAELFLVGDLIVNVDESNNSLPNKFELKQAYPNPFNPNTTIEYSIPEKCFVKLTIFNSLGELVKTVINNYKQAGYYKYEFDGSFLSSGVYYYKLETPNFSQTQKLVLLK
- a CDS encoding DUF3472 domain-containing protein, whose product is MLLKTLKKILIILLVTNLTAIYFAQSDNDSTTIKIPIGGNTWIVNEKISSEGIITDDGITNWTNPKTKFRIYFKLPNSGKLKVYCNLKVNDGRSKIKFSLNGESKIISISNNIFKNIFVYEFSNVNTGYQFLELEGISKTGSNFAELKDLIISGEAAKGKTYFVKDDFYWGRRGPSVHLNFPIPENIKNAEWFYSEITVPKGEDVLGSYFMANGFAHGYFGIQVNSETERRILFSVWSPYDTQDPNDIPDEYKIKLISKGKDVHAGEFGSEGSGGQSYLKYNWKAGVNYSFLLRGIPVGDSITNYSAYFYSPEENEWKLIATFLRPFTDSYLTNLYSFLENFYTETGNVERMAYYKNQWICDSENIWHELTKAKFTADATARKNARMDFSGGIKEGEFYLKNCGFFDHNTEIGEIFKKNKLNSKPNINFDDLPK
- a CDS encoding nucleotidyltransferase, translating into MPNKPALLILAAGLGSRYGSLKQIDRIGPSGERIIDYSVYDAIRAGFGKIVYVIRKSFEQEFKEVIIDSLPKNIESEYVFQELDSVNTASRFNTERLKPWGTGHALLSAASAINNSFAVINADDFYGANSFKLACDFLTSTSEMKTEHALIGFKLVNTLSEYGTVSRGICEIDDYNYITSIIERTEIKKENDKISYKDNDGNWVNLTGEEIISMNMFAFKPSVFSKFYECFSNFIKIKGNDLKSEFYLPFGVDQVIKSEAGKVNLLITDEQWFGLTYIEDKKIVREKINNLIKQGFYPTQLW